Proteins found in one Canis lupus baileyi chromosome 26, mCanLup2.hap1, whole genome shotgun sequence genomic segment:
- the TOMM34 gene encoding mitochondrial import receptor subunit TOM34, whose protein sequence is MVPKLADSVEGLRAAGNQSFRNGQFAEAAGLYSRALRALQAQGCSNPEEESILFSNRAACHLKDGNCRDCIKDCTSALALIPFSMKPLLRRASAYEALEKYPLAYVDYKTVLQIDDKVASALEGINRMTRALVDSLGPQWRLKLPSIPLVPVSAQKRWDFSPPEYQKEIAKSKFKETTTAKTTVPSAGDVERARALKEEGNELVKKGNHKKAIEKYSESLSFSDMESATYSNRALCHLVLKQYKEAVKDCTEALRLDGKNVKAFYRRAQAYKALKDYKSSFEDISSLLQLEPRNVPAQRLRQEVNQSLN, encoded by the exons ATGGTCCCCAAGCTCGCAGACTCCGTGGAGGGGCTCCGCGCCGCCGGCAACCAGAGCTTCCGCAACGGCCAGTTCGCCGAGGCCGCGGGGCTCTACAGCCGCGCGCTGCGGGCGCTGCAGGCGCAAG GTTGTTCGAACCCTGAAGAAGAAAGTATTCTCTTCTCTAACCGCGCCGCGTGCCACCTGAAGGATGGCAACTGCAGGGACTGCATCAAGGATTGCACTTC AGCGCTGGCCCTGATTCCCTTCAGCATGAAGCCCTTGCTGCGGCGAGCATCGGCCTATGAGGCTCTGGAGAAGTACCCCCTGGCCTACGTCGACTATAAGACTGTGCTGCAGATTGATGACAAGGTGGCCTCGGCCCTAGAAGGCATCAACAG AATGACCAGAGCTCTCGTGGACTCACTGGGGCCCCAGTGGCGCCTGAAGCTGCCCTCTATTCCCCTGGTGCCTGTTTCAGCCCAGAAGAGGTGGGATTTCTCGCCTCCGGAATACCAGAAAGAGATAGCTAAAAGCAAATTCAAAGAAACCACAACTGCAAAGACCACAG TGCCTTCTGCTGGGGATGTGGAGAGAGCCAGAGCTCTGAAGGAAGAAGGCAATGAGCTTGTAAAGAAGGGAAACCATAAGAAAGCTATTGAGAAGTACAGTGAAAGCCTCTCATTTAGTGACATGGAGTCCGCCACATACAGCAACAG AGCACTCTGCCATCTGGTCCTGAAGCAGTATAAGGAGGCAGTGAAGGATTGCACAGAGGCCCTCAGGCTGGATGGAAAGAACGTGAAGGCGTTCTACAGACGAGCACAAGCCTACAAGGCACTGAAG gaCTATAAATCCAGCTTTGAAGACATCAGCAGTCTCCTGCAACTTGAGCCCAGGAACGTCCCTGCCCAGAGGTTGCGGCAGGAAGTTAACCAGAGTTTAAACTAA